The Apodemus sylvaticus chromosome 5, mApoSyl1.1, whole genome shotgun sequence genome has a segment encoding these proteins:
- the Defb129 gene encoding beta-defensin 129: MKFLFPLFASLVLQYQVKSELAVKRCLMGFGKCKDSCLPEESQMRNCKAKKCCMGPKVTELIKSYLRQEIPHIPDDNIVEMMRMEKKSTEEMKRKQALVAPPQSRAAKNLLPDTNSAVNPDDLPVKSVTTRTRRRHMGDTASNERHTEQSRDSANAAP, translated from the exons ATGAAgttcctttttcctctctttgcCAGCCTTGTGCTTCAGTATCAAGTGAAATCAG AATTGGCCGTGAAAAGATGTTTAATGGGCTTCGGGAAATGCAAAGACAGCTGCCTCCCTGAGGAAAGCCAGATGCGGAACTGCAAAGCCAAAAAATGCTGTATGGGCCCCAAAGTGACAGAACTGATTAAAAGCTACCTTCGACAAGAAATACCCCACATACCCGATGACAACATAGTGGAGATGATGaggatggaaaaaaaatctacagaggagatgaaaagaaagcaggctttgGTGGCACCCCCCCAAAGCCGAGCTGCCAAGAACCTTTTGCCCGATACCAACTCTGCTGTCAACCCAGACGACTTACCCGTGAAGTCTGTCACCACCAGGACCAGGAGACGCCACATGGGCGATACTGCTTCCAATGAGAGGCACACCGAACAAAGCAGGGATTCTGCCAATGCTGCCCCTTAG
- the LOC127686073 gene encoding LOW QUALITY PROTEIN: electron transfer flavoprotein subunit alpha, mitochondrial-like (The sequence of the model RefSeq protein was modified relative to this genomic sequence to represent the inferred CDS: substituted 1 base at 1 genomic stop codon), translating to MFRAAVPGRLRRAASLLRFQSTLVIAEHANDSLAPITLNAITAAGRLGGDVSCLVAGTKCDKVVQDLCKVAGLAKVLVAQHDAYKGLLPEELTPLILETQKQFGYTHICAGASAFGKNLLPRVAAKLNVAPVSDIIEIKSPDTFVRTIYAGNALCTVKCDEKVKVFSVRGTSFEAAATSGGSASSEKAPSSSSVGISEWLDQKLTKSDRPELTGAKVVVSGGRGLKSGENFKLLYDLADQLHAAVGASXAAVDAGFVPNDMQVGQTGKIVAPELYIAVGISGAIQHLAGMKDSKTIVAINKDPEAPIFQVADYGIVADLFKVVPEMTEILKKK from the coding sequence ATGTTTCGAGCAGCGGTGCCTGGGCGGCTCCGGCGGGCGGCCTCATTGCTCCGTTTTCAGAGTACCCTGGTAATAGCTGAGCATGCAAATGATTCCCTCGCACCCATTACTCTAAATGCCATCACTGCAGCTGGACGTCTTGGAGGTGACGTATCCTGCTTAGTAGCTGGAACCAAGTGTGACAAGGTGGTACAGGATCTCTGTAAAGTAGCTGGCCTAGCAAAGGTTCTGGTGGCTCAGCATGATGCATACAAAGGCCTCCTTCCAGAGGAACTCACACCACTGATTTTggaaactcagaagcagttcGGTTACACACACATCTGTGCTGGAGCATCTGCTTTTGGAAAGAACCTTCTGCCCAGAGTAGCAGCCAAACTTAATGTTGCTCCAGTTTCTGACATCATTGAGATCAAGTCACCTGACACATTTGTGAGAACTATCTATGCAGGAAATGCATTGTGTACAGTGAAATGTGATGAGAAAGTGAAGGTGTTTTCTGTTCGAGGAacatcttttgaggctgcagcaACAAGTGGAGGTAGTGCCAGTTCAGAAAAGGCACCAAGTTCTTCATCAGTGGGAATATCAGAGTGGCTTGACCAGAAATTGACAAAAAGTGACCGACCAGAACTAACTGGTGCCAAAGTGGTGGTATCTGGTGGTCGGGGCTTGAAGAGTGGAGAGAACTTTAAACTGCTGTATGACTTGGCAGATCAACTGCATGCTGCAGTTGGTGCTTCCTGAGCTGCTGTTGATGCTGGCTTTGTTCCCAATGACATGCAAGTTGGTCAGACAGGAAAAATAGTAGCTCCAGAACTTTATATTGCTGTTGGAATATCTGGAGCCATCCAACATTTAGCTGGGATGAAGGACAGCAAGACAATTGTGGCTATTAACAAAGACCCAGAAGCTCCAATTTTCCAAGTGGCAGATTATGGAATAGTCGCAGATTTATTTAAGGTGGTTCCTGAAATGAcagaaatactgaagaaaaaataa